A genomic segment from Spinacia oleracea cultivar Varoflay chromosome 3, BTI_SOV_V1, whole genome shotgun sequence encodes:
- the LOC110804214 gene encoding zinc finger protein 7-like — protein MQGSKDQADNNSSSPRPKSHPFKICYCKYCGRRFLNSQALGGHQNAHKKERREAKHQKQEMMRNSMMMPNFGMPAVLPYYSFVLQPHHGVAQHHIIGGQHPTSPESCYNYSSWPGSCRRFDHSAEDSSSNNQVIGGADDDNVDEKLENRTIAASNDDDDERGFLLQLPDLNLDP, from the coding sequence ATGCAAGGGTCAAAGGACCAAGCTGATAACAACTCCTCCTCTCCAAGGCCAAAATCTCATCCATTTAAGATATGTTACTGCAAATATTGTGGTAGGAGATTTCTAAACTCGCAAGCATTAGGCGGCCATCAAAATGCTCATAAAAAGGAGAGACGAGAAGCAAAACATCAGAAACAAGAGATGATGAGGAATTCAATGATGATGCCGAACTTTGGGATGCCGGCGGTGTTACCCTACTATTCCTTTGTACTTCAGCCTCATCACGGTGTTGCACAACACCATATCATTGGTGGCCAACACCCTACTTCGCCGGAAAGTTGTTATAACTACAGCAGCTGGCCGGGAAGTTGTCGTCGGTTTGATCATTCTGCAGAAgatagcagcagcaacaaccaAGTCATTGGAGGAGCTGATGATGATAATGTTGATGAGAAATTAGAGAATAGAACAATTGCAGCAtctaatgatgatgatgatgaacggGGTTTTCTTTTACAGCTACCTGACCTCAATTTGGATCCCTAG